The nucleotide sequence AAGTTAAATCTCAGAAATTAGCCCCTCGGTTTATTGGCCCATTCACCGTAAACGAGACTGTGAATACATCAGCACCTGCCTAACCATTTGAGAATTCACCCAACATTCCATGCGTCCCAGATTAAGCCTGTCACCGTAAGTATCCCTTGTCCTCCATCTCATTCCCACCATCCACCTGGATTTTGAATGGTCATCCTGCCTTTACAGTCCATCACCTATGGTGTGTCCTTCCAGTTGAGGCTACCAGTTTCTAGTGGATTGTGATGGTTATAGCCCAAGAACAGTCATGGGGTCCTGGGTCTGTCATTCTCAATCAGTCCCTCATCAATGTTTTCTATAGAGAGTAACTTAATGCTCATCATGCAGTAATAAAAAGTAAATATTCTCTCATCAACCTAAATTCAGTGCTCTGGATTGACAACATGAAAACTTTTAGatctttctgctgtttgttaaAGTCATTTTTACAGGCTTCAACATGCTTTAGTTTTCTTTTGAAAGGAATAAGGATCACTAGTCATTCAGATTGAGGGTGGTGTCTGAGGTGAATACCTGGTTTAGCTGTACCAGCAGGTAGCTCCACTTTCTCTGTCCACACATTACCGGGGCAACTGGTTCACGTCCCAGCAGTCACCTTTAAGAGGCAGGAATGTGCTCTAGACAGGTTTCCAGTCCTTTGCAGGGCAAACAGAAAGTTCCCTTAAACACTGGGGCAAGTTAGTTTCAAATCAACCTAATGAGCATGTTTCTGGCCTGTCAGTAAACCCTGGAGAAAAGCTGTGCAGAATATGGGCTGAAAGAGGGAAATGaaacacatttctgtcttcatgtTATTAgtgttaatattaatattctTCATAGTATCATAAAATTTGAACAGAAACAAGATTTGCTCTAATTGCAGACTTTcagctttaatttgattttcattttacaAAACAGGAGTCAGGAATGCAAAAATGGGTTTCAACCATGGTGATGCTCTGCCAGGCCTCTACTACAGATGTCTTCAGGTCCTGCTTGTTCTTGGGCATTTTCGCTTCAGTTTGGTCTTCAGCAAGTGAAATGGTTACTCAATCAGATTTAGGCCAGGCGATTGCAGAGGTCGCACTGTACTACATCAACAGTTGTGTAAAGTTAGCGTACAAAAATATTGATGCTTTTCCAAATACtggatttatatatataatttttaaaaatgcagtcCTCAAATTATTCATTCTTTCACTTTGACTCATTAAAAaagatatattttttaaaagacatcaAAAATAATTGTATGTATAATCAAGAAATTAGATATATCTTATTGTTATAAATATAAAGAGTGTTTTTACGCCCAGTAGTGCAAGTTCGCTGTTACTTCCGTTGATCAACAAGTGAGTAAAGATAGCGTACAAAAACGCTAAAGCACTTCCGGTTATTGTAGTTGATTTTCGTAATAAGAGAAGACAACATGTAAGAcaagaaaataacaaattgaCTAAAATGGGGGTAAACGCTGGTGAAAAGATGAAACCCTAACATCATATAAAGCAGTCGCCTGAATAATCAAATTAAAACGAAATTACTAAAAGTAATTGCCTGTATTTGGAAAAACTCGACCAAATTATTTTGAAATCTGAGAGGAAATCACCGGTTAAATCTACGCTTTTCAAACTGTGAGAATAAAGTTACTTTTaccgatgatgatgatagaCGTTTGACAAAAGTTTCTTACTTTTAACTTTACTTAATAGATTAAAGAAGACGTCGCCATTACTACGGAGACTAATACTACTACGAAAGCACTTTTTATTTGACTCTTTTAGGTGTTCTAACCTAGCTGTAGCCACCGGCTAAGAACTTTGGTCAGACATGTAGCCCGGACTTTAATGACGCCATGCCGAGCCGGAGCAGGTCCTCGACGCTGGTTCGGGCTGTTCTGGCCGCGGTGTGGCTCGCTTCGTGTCGCGGGGACGTTCCCGGTGCTCAGCGGCCGGGATGTGATAATGGGAAGGTAACCAAGACACTGTTGTCTCCCGGTGGGGCTGTGACGTCACAATACAGTTCAAACCCCGCATTATTaacctgcgtgtttgtgtgcaataGCTGCGTCTGCAACGAGACCTTCCCGATGGTGTTTACCGGGACTGTCCAGTGTCTGCGTGGCCTGAGTCTAAGCGGGTAATTATTTAGCATTTAATTCTGTTACTACATGGCTACATAGCCACGCAGTATGAACCGGAAGCTGTCATAGCATTTACATCCGGCATCACTTTCACTGAGTTCCGGCATCACTTTCACTGAGTTCAAcgggtgtgcgtgcgtgcgtgcgtgcgtgcgtgcgtgtgtgtgtggttttcttGGTACAGAAACATCCTACGATTGACAGGGTTTATGATCCAGAGGTGAGTAAAACTCTGAACGTTCGAATATAAAgcctaagaaaaaaaaattcaaaataacAGTGTTATGATTCAAGCATACTGACTGTTTTCATTAATTAGTTCTGTCTCAGATGTTTGTCTTGTCTGCTCCTGTATGCGTTTTAGGCACGAACAGACTGTTTCATTAACATCAACATGCTGATGGAAATAGAACTTATTAGTCTGGTCGCCTTATAAGCTGCACATTATTGAAACCATCTCCTTCCCCCCCTCAGCCAGCCAGGCAGATCTGCATGGATGAGCCTATATTCTACAAACGGGCCGTTCCAAACAGGTAAAGCTCTTCCCCCAACTATCATGCTGGATTTTAGGCCCTGTGATTTTAATGAGTGCTCCAAAGGATAAATACTGTATGAATGTGTTCTGCCAATAAGTGTCAACATTTCACACAGATGAATATATGTTGCCATGTGACTCTGCGGACCAAAATGAATTATCCTGAAGGGCTGAagatgtgtgcatttgtgtgttttagtggCGCGTTCAGACCTGTAATGGCAGAGAGTGGAGAGTATGTGTATTGTCCTCCTCAACGGTGGCTCAATAACCTGCATGTAAGTCACATTATTGGGTTTTAACGGGGCGATTTGAGCACAAATAACTGCGGTGAACATATTGCCCGTCAACTTGGACCACTTTAAACGTCAGTGTGGGCCAGAATAGCAACGGATCAATACTAATGTTACTCTTTCGtgtttttttcttacttttggtcacttttctccctccttttgtgcgtttcccagcatgccgcAACGGTTTTGCTCCACCATCCCTGCGCTCCTTTCCGTGAGCGGCTGGTTCTGTCAGTCCTGGCCCGCTCCTGTCTGACACACTACGTCCTTACCTCCCACCCCAAGCTCAGACGACACACGGTGAGACAAACGTTTCCGCATTTGCTTGCATCTAAATCACAGAAGGCAGGAAAAATTCCCCCAAGTTCATAAGTTTCCTCCAAAAAAGTACATTAGAGTCAAAAGAAACTGAATTTACTCTAACTTTAGAGGTTTTTAAGTTAGAAGGGGACTTTCTTCCTGATTTAATGGTAAGCTCTGTGTTTAGCCATTAGCTCTGGTGTCCTGGGGACGCACCCTGGAGCTGTCCACCGCGGCCTCTCTTGAgatctgtgattggctggagagCTCAACATCCACGAATAGAACGGCGGGCGGCACAGCTCAGGGCAGGAAATACAACCTGCTGTTAACCCGGTCAGCCGAGGAGCCCTTGCAGCAACGAGCGGGGGAGCCCTCAGAGGCTTCTGCTGGTCCCCAGGAGACGCCCAGGCAGTGCTGCGAGAAGGTCATCTCCTCTTTCCTGGTAAAGGAGAAAGAGCCGCACTCAAACAGGAAGCGGAAAAGGCGGGCGGCACTTCAAGCTAAAAGGGGCAAAAGGGAAATAAGAGCCGCCTCTGCAGAAGAGAGTGATGCTCACTCTGAGAACGTGACTGAAAAGAGCATCCCCGTGCGGGACACCAGCGCTCTCCCAGACGTTGATGGCTCCAAGCACGTTGACTCTCAGGACCTCTCTGCTGGGACCACCAGTGTTTCGGGTTCAAATATCTCCCAGAGAGCACGCAGGCTAACGCCACAGCCCGCAGCAGAGCGGCTCTGGCCTGGAGAGGAGATCAATCACAGTGGCGGCCCTGGCGATAAAGGTTCTCCTGGTGATGGAGACCCTGGTCTGGCACCATCCCAGTCAGAACTTGTATTCCAGCCACAGTTGCACCATCATATCCAAACCAGTCAGGAGTGTGAAGGCTGCAGAGCCGGAGAACGCTGCCAATGCACCGTGGGCCCTGTGGCTGAAGCGGGAGCCCCCCTAGTGAAGAAGGGATTCCCCAAATCTCCGAGGACCGATGAAGCCGTGTGGGCAGCGGCCGCCTTGGGCTCGCTGCTGGTTCTCCTCGCCCTGGCGGTGCTCCACACGCGGCTGTACCGCCACTGGAGGACCGCTCCCAGTCTCTACTGGTACGATCCCCACCGGGACTACGAGAGCGTAGCAGGTAGGGGCTTTTCGCTTCACCGTGCGTCATCGCAGGACAAGCGCCCGCTCTGAGATGTTAAGTCGGATGTGTAACATTTGATTCGCGTCTCCCCCAGATGTGATGCGCCGGCGGCTACGCATCGCCAAGAGGAGGAGCAAGAGAAGCCGAAGACATCAGTGCGTCCTCCTGCccgtctcctccagctcagacgAAAACtgagacagaaaataaagactGCGCGTCCCCGCCGGGGACTCGTATCCCCCCCGAGGGGATGGAGACGGCACGAGGAAACCTTCCCCAAAACATATCAGCCAGTTGTCACAGATCAGGAAcgataaatgcatttttatccACGTTCATCTGAGCCAGAGTTTCTGCTTGAAAGGGCCGCTGTTGCAGATCTGGGTCAAAAACTTGGTCCTGTCAGTTGGGATCTGGTGCATTTAAgctacattttatttatgtagtAATCACATTATGCCAAGTACCCTGTTGTCACCAGTAGGTGGCACAATGGCGTCAACTCATAGCAAAGACATGGaggcttttttgttttgtcctgCTCTTACTTTCACAGTCCTGAGTTCTGCTGCTGCGTTTCTACAATTTAACGTTTAAGTGATGAGGAGCTACTCAGCTGGTGGCTTTTAACCAAGCAAATGGGTAAAAACCTCCAACTTTCAGTGAGAAATGGAGCAGCGGGTGGTTGTTTCATCATTTTATTACAAATGTACAGCTTATGAGTTTCCATTGATTTGACCTTTAAACGTCATTGTTTCTTCTACATCATAGTTTCTTTTATCATCTTCTGTGAAGACAACGCTCCAGTCAACTGCCTCCCAAATTTTGCCTggtaaagaaagaaagagggacagTAACAGCAAAAGTCACAGTGCCAAAGGCCCGGTACCGCGAGGTTCTAATCCAGCAACTGTAAATGACACGTCTGTACTAGTTTGGGACTCGTCCGAGGTCACGGGTGAGTTCCGCTCGAAGAGATGTGGCAAATCTGTTGAACGTGAACCATTCTGGAAATGTGCATGAGCGGAATGGGAAGCAGGAAATGTGTTGGGCACCAACCTCCACCGTTGCCATACAGCCAGCTGTGCTTCAGACTCATCCCGCTGCCTCGGCCCAAACGCAAGGCAGCGTCTCCTATCTAAGCTTCTTTATCTAAGGCCTGTGGAAGACTCCAACTTTCAGTGTAAACATACTTCACCCAGCTAGTGTTTTTAACAAGTGCTATTTGTGCAACTGGAACCAGGCTGGTTAACTTTCACCTCCACCCGCGCGGACTGTTGTTCTCTGTCCTGATTTATAAAGGATCTGCGATATGTACAACAACCAGTGACACCGAAACAACGAGGCCTGCACTGGCGTAAAGACTACAGATCACAATGATGATTTGGTGACTAGATTTTTATAAAGTAAAGCCCATTTTAGCTTCAAACTGACGCAAACGTCTCCGTGAGTTACCGCAGCGCTCAGTCAAATGTCCTTGTGACGACCAGGACGACCCTTAGAGGCCACGACACTAAAGCACGCTTTAAAGAAGTCGTCACATGTATAATGTGATCTATAACAGGCATCTGTGTAGCTCTCGGCAACACAGAGTAGAACAAACCAGGGACAGGACGCACAACCTCCACAAAGCAGATAACAGACCAGACTTGTGGATCCACTCAATGTCCTTGATCACGCTGGTTTGAGGTGGAGAGGTGAACGCGGAGGCTGGGAGAGCTTAGAATGGAATGGACAACACATATGGCCTAGATCAGCAGGTCCTGACAGAGAATCACAAAACAACACATTCATGACGACAGACATGTACTcatgaggaaaaaacaaataaaataaaataaaaaaaatccgcAAAAATGGCGCCCTCTTGTGGAGAGAAATCCTCCCTGTAAGCGACGCTGGTTCTGTTGCTCCCCATGAGGCTCATTTAATGGGAGCACAACAGAACGGCTACCGAGGCAGCGCCCTAAAAACATGACAGCGGAATCATCGGCGGACCTGGACGTGCCTTTACGTTCTACTGTAAAAGCCAGATCGGGTTAATCTCTAAACACAAACTTAATTTAGTAAAACTGGTTATAGAGATAATTCTGATTTTGATATGCAGAATTAATGAACCTCCAGTTTGTGCCTCCCGACCGGCGACGGCTGCTGTACCGACGCCACCACAGGATCAAAATGGCAGCTGGGTTTTGTGTCTGTCGCAGCGGCTGAACGGAGAGACGAGCCGGGCCGCCGGGAGCCGATCGAGGGCGGTGACCCTGCAGCGAAGGCGCCCGACCCCAAGCTGAATTCAACTGTGCATTTTCATTTGTAAACTGTGAATCAACGTCGCCGTTTTTCTTTAGTTGAGAGATGAGTAAAACTGaccggccgccgccgccatcgccGCGGCGCCGTCGGGGCCCGGCTGAATCGCCGCGCTGACCTGCAGTTCCGCAGCGACTGAGAACTCCGACGGACCTTCTAGGTATTAAATAGCATGTGCTCGAGAAATCCACAGGTTCTTTCGTGTGCATGTTTACTGAAATCCCAACGAAAACGTTCAAAGCTCATATTCATCCGTtctgaaaaacaataaaaccgtTAATTCAAGAGGACAAAGACAGTAATATcaatacaaaagaaaacaaaagcattttaaacAACAAATCCTAGTTATTCCAGTGTATGTCAGTATTTTGTTTACTTAGTGGTGCatgaaagaggaataaaatgagaataaaaggGAGTGGGAGTGGTTCGGGCTTCATTCACTGTGCACGGCCACCTCCATGCGTGATGTTCACAGTCGCACTTGATCCGTTTCCGTACGTCTAGCTAGACGGTAGCGGGTTGAAATCCCATATTCAATCCTTGCTCATctttcctgtttgttgtgttACTTTACTTCTCCCGtgtctttccttccttccatttGCTCCTTTCTCCCCACGACTCCTCTTCCGTGTTTTTCCCAACTATACtgtagttttttttccccaattttCTTCCAGTCAAAGGAGTCCTAGTCCACCCTTGCACTCGTCTGTCCTCGCTCCCTCTTTCTTCACGTCCATCACTGTTTTTTCTCCCGAGTGGTGATGGTAACCAGCTGCTTGGCAGCCTTGGCGATATCGTAGGCGC is from Takifugu rubripes chromosome 11, fTakRub1.2, whole genome shotgun sequence and encodes:
- the tp53i13 gene encoding tumor protein p53-inducible protein 13 is translated as MPSRSRSSTLVRAVLAAVWLASCRGDVPGAQRPGCDNGKLRLQRDLPDGVYRDCPVSAWPESKRKHPTIDRVYDPEPARQICMDEPIFYKRAVPNSGAFRPVMAESGEYVYCPPQRWLNNLHHAATVLLHHPCAPFRERLVLSVLARSCLTHYVLTSHPKLRRHTPLALVSWGRTLELSTAASLEICDWLESSTSTNRTAGGTAQGRKYNLLLTRSAEEPLQQRAGEPSEASAGPQETPRQCCEKVISSFLVKEKEPHSNRKRKRRAALQAKRGKREIRAASAEESDAHSENVTEKSIPVRDTSALPDVDGSKHVDSQDLSAGTTSVSGSNISQRARRLTPQPAAERLWPGEEINHSGGPGDKGSPGDGDPGLAPSQSELVFQPQLHHHIQTSQECEGCRAGERCQCTVGPVAEAGAPLVKKGFPKSPRTDEAVWAAAALGSLLVLLALAVLHTRLYRHWRTAPSLYWYDPHRDYESVADVMRRRLRIAKRRSKRSRRHQCVLLPVSSSSDEN